Below is a genomic region from Pseudazoarcus pumilus.
CAACGCACGCTTGACGCCGGACTGGACCTCGTCGTCGTAGACGCGCGCGAGTTCCAGCAGCATCGCGTCGAGACGCCCCGTTTCCTCGCCCAGGCGCACCATGTTGAGACCCAGTGCCGAGAACAGCCCGGCGTTCTCGAGCGCGTCGGCCAGCCGCCCACCCTGCTTGATCGAGGCCGGCACGTCGCGGATGGACTCGCGCAGGCCGCCGTTGCTCATGGTCTCGGTGGCGATGCGGATGGCCATCACGATGGGCACGCCGCTGGCGAGCAGCGTGCCCAGACTGCGTGCGAAGCGCGTGACCTCGTACTTGCGCACGATGGCGCCGAACACCGGCAGGCCGACGAGGCGCCGGTCCCGCCAGGCGCGGCCGGCCGGGCTGGCCAGCCAGACACGCAGCACCCAGACCAGCACGACGGCGCCAATGACGATCAACGGCCACCAGGCGGTGACGAAATGGCCGGCCGCGACGATGATGCGCGTGGGCAGCGGCAGCGCCTCGCCCATGTCCTCGAACAGCGCCTCGAACTGCGGCACGACGAAGCCCAGCATCAGGAACACCGACAGCGCCGCGACGACGACCAGGATGGCCGGGTAGATCAGCGCCGAGATCACGCTCTCGCGCATCTGCCTGACGCGCTCCAGGTGCTCGGCCAGGCGCGAGAGCACCTCGGAGAGCTGGCCGCCGGCCTCGCCCGAACGCACCATGTTGACGTAGAACTCGCCGAACAGGTCCTGATGCGGCGTGAGCGCCTGCGACAGCCCCTTGCCGGCCTTGACCGACTTGAACACGTCGTCGAGCAGTGCGGTGAAGGACGGCTTGGCGCTCATGCCGATGAGCACGCGCAGCGCGCGATCCAGCGGCAGGCCGGCGCGCAGCATGATGGCCATCTCGGACGTGAAGGCGTGCACCTCGGCGTGACCGGGCCCGCGATCGCGCTCGAACAGCCGGCGCTTCGGCGCCACCGCCCCCGGGCGCTCGGCCGGCGCGCTGGCCGGGCCAGCCTCGTCCAGCTTCAGCGGCGTGAGCCCCTGCGCGCGCAGGCTGCGCAGCGCGGCGTCACGCCCCGCCGCCTCGACGCGCCCGTCGACGACATCCCCGGTCGTGTTCGCGGCGCGATAGGCGAACTCAGGCATCGATCTGATCCTGCGTGACGCGCAGCACTTCCTCGAGCGAGGTCACTCCGGCGGCGACCTTGCGCAGCCCGTCCTCGTACAGCGTGAGCATGCCGCCACGACGCGCGACCTGGTGCAGCGTGGTCGAATCCGCGCCGGCGAGGATGGCCTCGTGCGCCGCCTCGTCCATCACGAACAGTTCGTGGATGGCGCTGCGCCCGCGATAGCCGGTGTGCTTGCATTCCGCGCAGCCGCTGGCGACCTGCACGGTACGGCTGCCCTCGGGCAGGAAGCGCGCGAGTCCGCTGCGCTCGATGGCCGCATCGCTCATGTCCTCCGGCCGCTTGCAGGCCGGACACAGCGTGCGCACGAGCCGTTGCGCGAGCACGCCATTGACCGAGGAGGTGATCAGATAGCGCTCCACACCCATGTCTTCGAGGCGGATCACCGCGCCGACGGCGGTATTGGTGTGCAGCGTGGAGAGCACGAGGTGGCCGGTGAGGGCGGCCTGCACGGCGATCTGCGCGGTCTCGGAATCGCGCATTTCGCCGATCATGATGATGTCCGGGTCCTGGCGCAGGATGGAGCGCAGCGCATGCGCGAAGCTCATGCCGATCTGCGTCTGCACCTGCACCTGATTGACGCCCTGCAACTGATATTCCACCGGATCCTCGACGGTGAGGATCTTGAGCGAGCCGGAATCGAGCTTGGCGAGCGAGGCGTACAGCGTGGTCGTCTTGCCCGAACCGGTGGGACCGGTCATCAGCAGGATGCCGTGCGGGCGTTCGATGAGCTTGCGGTAGCGCGCCAGCGTGTCGGCCTCGAAACCCATGGTCGCGAGGTCGAGCTTGATACTGGCGCGGTCGAGCACGCGCATCACGACGCTCTCGCCGTGAACGGTGGGCAGCGTGGACACGCGCAGGTCGAGTTCGTGGCCCTTGACGCGGGTCTTGACGCGACCGTCTTGCGGCAGGCGACGCTCGGCGATGTTCAGGTGTGCCATCAGCTTGATGCGCGAAGTCACCGCCGGCGCCAGCGCGAGCTCGGCCCGCTCGGCGTCCTGCAGCACGCCATCGACGCGGTAGCGCACGTGCAGGCCGTCCTCGAAGGGCTCGATGTGGATGTCCGAGGCCCGCAGGTCGATCACGCGCGAGATGATCTGGTTGACCATGCGGATCACCGGCGCTTCCGAGGCCAGATCCTTGAGATGCTCGACGAACTCGCTGTCACCGCCGAGCACGCCGGCGGCGAAGCCCTCATCCTCGTCGTCCTCGACCTCCTCCTCGACGTAGAGGCGCTCGAGCGCGACGTGCAGCTCGCTCTCCAGCGCCAGCACGGGCTCGATTCCGTAGCCCGTCGACAATGCCAGCGCCTTGTTCAGGAAGGCGTCCTGCGGCACCGCCATGGCCACGCGCAGGCGCCCGTCGGTCAGCGACAGCGGCAGGATGGCGTGCGTCAGCAGGTAGTCCGGCTGCAGTTGCGGCAGGTCCAGCGGCTCCTCGGGGAAGGCCGACGCACCGACCATCTCGATGCCGAGCTGCGCGGACAACGCATGCGCCACATCGGTCTCGGAGAGCAGCCCCAGACGCACCAGCACGCGACCGAACAGATCACCCATCTGCGCCTGCGCCTGCAGCGCCTGGTCCAGGTCGCGCGGCGAGAGCTTGCCCTCGCGCACCAGGATCTCGCCCAGGCGCATCGCGCGGGGCTCGGCTTCGTTGTCGTAGCGAGGATTAGCGCTCATCGAATCGATCCATTCCATTTACCGCTGGTGTCGCATTTCGCCTGCGGCTCGACGCGACCTGCAAAACCAACGGCGGCCGGCATGCGAGGTGCGACACCCAGCCGCATATTCTATCCCCTTTGCCCGTCACGTCTGCCGCCGCCAAAGAGTTCATCGATGCGCACGACGCCGCGGCCACAGTAGTGGTCGTCGCCTGGGATATCGGCCAGCAGGGCACTCGTTGTCATCTCATACCGCCGTGGCGCCCGAACGCCCACCAACGACTGGCCACGAAAGTTGCTGGGGGAACCACCAGTGCCGCAAACAGAATATTCCAGAACACTGCAAATCCAAGACGTTCGAACGTCAGCAATGCGGCTTGATTGGCTACCAAGCCTGCAAGTGAGACCAAGCCGAATCTCCACAGGGCATCCGACCATCCGCGCATGCGAGAAAATGTAAAGACGTAGTGACCACAAAAAGACACAAGAAATCCGAGCCCGTAGCCAATAATGTTCGAAGAGAAAAGCGCGCCTTCGAGTAGTGAAACCAGAGCGGTTGCACTCCCGACGTGAGTAATTGTGGCTGCGACGCCCACCATCCCAAACGTAACGATACGCTGAAGCTCGCCACGCGAACCCAATTTCACCCCCGTCTACTTGTCTGAACAACCACGGTCAACGCCTTCAGACTGGATGTCATCATTCGAAAAACCAAGCCGTTCGCGGACCAGGTAAA
It encodes:
- a CDS encoding type II secretion system F family protein; translation: MPEFAYRAANTTGDVVDGRVEAAGRDAALRSLRAQGLTPLKLDEAGPASAPAERPGAVAPKRRLFERDRGPGHAEVHAFTSEMAIMLRAGLPLDRALRVLIGMSAKPSFTALLDDVFKSVKAGKGLSQALTPHQDLFGEFYVNMVRSGEAGGQLSEVLSRLAEHLERVRQMRESVISALIYPAILVVVAALSVFLMLGFVVPQFEALFEDMGEALPLPTRIIVAAGHFVTAWWPLIVIGAVVLVWVLRVWLASPAGRAWRDRRLVGLPVFGAIVRKYEVTRFARSLGTLLASGVPIVMAIRIATETMSNGGLRESIRDVPASIKQGGRLADALENAGLFSALGLNMVRLGEETGRLDAMLLELARVYDDEVQSGVKRALTLVEPLLIIVLGMVIAAIIVSILLGILSVNDLAI
- the gspE gene encoding type II secretion system ATPase GspE; the encoded protein is MSANPRYDNEAEPRAMRLGEILVREGKLSPRDLDQALQAQAQMGDLFGRVLVRLGLLSETDVAHALSAQLGIEMVGASAFPEEPLDLPQLQPDYLLTHAILPLSLTDGRLRVAMAVPQDAFLNKALALSTGYGIEPVLALESELHVALERLYVEEEVEDDEDEGFAAGVLGGDSEFVEHLKDLASEAPVIRMVNQIISRVIDLRASDIHIEPFEDGLHVRYRVDGVLQDAERAELALAPAVTSRIKLMAHLNIAERRLPQDGRVKTRVKGHELDLRVSTLPTVHGESVVMRVLDRASIKLDLATMGFEADTLARYRKLIERPHGILLMTGPTGSGKTTTLYASLAKLDSGSLKILTVEDPVEYQLQGVNQVQVQTQIGMSFAHALRSILRQDPDIIMIGEMRDSETAQIAVQAALTGHLVLSTLHTNTAVGAVIRLEDMGVERYLITSSVNGVLAQRLVRTLCPACKRPEDMSDAAIERSGLARFLPEGSRTVQVASGCAECKHTGYRGRSAIHELFVMDEAAHEAILAGADSTTLHQVARRGGMLTLYEDGLRKVAAGVTSLEEVLRVTQDQIDA
- a CDS encoding GtrA family protein, yielding MKLGSRGELQRIVTFGMVGVAATITHVGSATALVSLLEGALFSSNIIGYGLGFLVSFCGHYVFTFSRMRGWSDALWRFGLVSLAGLVANQAALLTFERLGFAVFWNILFAALVVPPATFVASRWWAFGRHGGMR